The genomic segment TGAAGAACAAAACATTGTGCTTCGATGGTTGACTTAATGCTTCTAGACGAGGATGATCTTTCAAAGGCGCCCGGGTGTACCACACAGCTGATTACTTTCATGTTGAGAGTCTAAAGAATGAAGCCTTGCGAAATCTCGAGTCAAAATTCCAGAAATTCTGCCTTAGCGAGACCTTCTTCGATTGTATACGAAATGTGTATCATTATACAAGTGACCCAAACTACAAAATGAGGAGGCTATTGTCAATACTCGGCGCAGGCATTTAAGCGAGTTGGGGGGAAAGAACCCTTTTTCGTGAGCTGGTCAAGTAGGCGGAGGACCTCGTAGTGGGTAAGTTGGTAGCACTGACAACGACGTTTCTTCAATACTATTGCCAGATGCACCGAGTGACGTGTCTCATTGTGAGAGCGTGGCTAGATTTACGCTATAATTCAGCGAATCATACACTCCATCCTAACGCCAACTGGCTTGCTCATATATTCTAGGTCGCTTCTTGTATGCCAGCCTGAAGCCTTGTTACTATGTCGAATCGTCTGTTTGGCTGCTTGAAATAAGGCTGTGAGGCGGCGACAGTCCGCAAGCACACTGGGGGCTGAGTGTTTGGGATATGCTAGTTTTGCAGCGTCGTCGTATCATTGCCTCTTGACGGGTGTACTTTAACGGGCAGCTTAGTGTGTGAGATCATGATTTATCTGCGCGACCATCACGAAACTCCGCAGCCCTAGTGAAGCTTTACAGATAGCCCGCAAGGCTATACTTGAAGGAGATATTCACATATTGAACCTAAGAGACTCAGCTCAGTGAGTTTACACTGCTGAGATTAGCAGGATTTTCACCAAGCTCAGATCTTCTGGTGCGAATTGAACAGGAAGCATATACTATGTTTCTCGGCAGGCAAAGCAACCGATCCTACGAGTACGACTCCGTCCCAGATCACTCCATCCGGCTTTTTGAGGTCAATGTTGAGAAGTCGACACGGCTGCAGAGTCTAGTGGGTTCCCTGAAGCAGACAAAACTGGATCAGGTGCCGCCATTCCTTGCCCTCAGCTATCATTGGGGAAATAGCGTCAAAGACATCCGTATCGACTGTGACGGATTCCATTTGCATATAACTGGGGCACTGGCAGATGCCCTTCACAGGCTGTTGTGGTTCTATCAGACGGGCGACAATCAATACCACTTTCCCACACGGCTGTTGTGGATCGACCAAGTCTGCATCAATCAAAATGACATTGACGAACGATTCCAACAAGTCAGACTCATGGGAACCATATACTGGCGCGCTATTCGTACCGTTGTCTGGCTGGGACCGAGTTCCCCGACATGCGAAGGAGGCTGGCGGCTGGTTGATCAGATATACGACGTTTTTAAAGGCGAAAATCCTAGAGCGAAGCAGATCGGCGATATTAGAGTTCAGTTTTACTCGAGGAACGACACATCCAGTACGGGCTCACCCCCTTGAGTAATGCCGCCTGGAAAGGTTTGCGGACTCTGGTCGAATTAAAATGGTTTTCGAGGACCTGGATCATTCAAGAGATTGTCAGATCGTCCCAGGACCCAATACTAATACAGGGCAGCTCCTTGCATTCGTTCAACCGTATAGGATGGGCCGCATCTTGGCTGAGACGCAAGGGCTACCTGCGACGGGCCGAGCTGTCCAGGCAGTTCCTAAATATTGACACCATGGCAAATATAAGGCGTTGCCGAGTAAAGTGGACGTTTGATGTCCTTCTTATGGCTACATCTCAGAAATTCGATGCTACTGACCAGCGGGACAAGATTTTTGGCTTGCTCGGTATGGCCGAGGAGACTCACGATCCTGCCCTCTGTCCAGAGGCGCTCCGGCCCAACTACCACCTCAGTCTCAGCCAAGTCTACCGCAACGTTGCAATTTACCTCATCTACTCTCGCCGCAGTTTCGTGTCGTTGACGCGGTGGGTTGTTCCTCAGACCTGTGTTGGAAGGTTCCGAAGACTAGGTGTCCGTTCAGATCCTCTGCCATCTTGGGTGCCAAACTGGACTGTATCGCCACCTGGTGTCGAGTATAGGCGAAATTTTGTCTGGATCGACTACTCAGTCACAGGGGACAGACCCAGTCTAGGCTTTCCGAGCATGTACAATGCCTCGAAAGGCCAGAAGGCCAGCCTTAGCCGATATGATCAAGGCAATGTGTTGTGCGTGCGCGGCCTGCTTCTGGACGAGGTCCTTCAATCATGCGCCTTTTCTCTCCCTACAGCGCAGCGGTCAAGAGCGGCATCGAGGAAGCAGATGGAACTTTTGCAGCACTTTTGGAACATGGCGACCGATATAAGTACCATTAACACGATATCCCTGGCAAAATCTTTCGTCACTGTCACCACAGCAGACCAGTCGCAGCTTGGACAAGTCGAACCTGAGCAAATGATAAGAGATGGAGCTGCATACATCGTCAGTACGATTGATGGGAACGGTCTAGTTTACCAAGAGACTGCGGCAGAGGCTACGAACGTCTCCTGGCTGGAGTATGCTCTGCGAGCTGTGTGGTGCGGCTTCCAAGCTCGACGGCCACGATCAACTCGGCTGTGGTCTGATGACCTAGTCAACGCTCTGAAGCAGCTCGCACAAGGTGGCAAAGCAGATGCATACTCCATCTTGGCCCGTAACTATCTACTCTACCAACTTGAATGAATTCCACGTAGAACCTAGGCTACTAATAACTCATACAGGCCGAAGCAGTCCTAAACAGTCTTGGAATGTAGACTCACAGTCGTGAACAACGGCCCCTTTGACGACCAGTTCAGGCTTGTAGAGCGGAATGTTAGTACATGGTGTCTTTCTTGGCATGGGGAGGTACTAAGTCCGTATCAAGTGTGCTCCTACTCCTGGTATTATCATTTGGCTTCACTAGAAGACGGCACACCTAATTCTTCTCTTCGGCCAAGAAGCCACGCCTTAGCCTCGTCAATCCCACTCTCCGGATGATCGAGCTGCCATGCTACGAGGCCATCCAATGCGCTCTTGACAAACTTTCCCCCCTTATGTACACCATAGAGCCTTTGGATCTCGTTTCCGTCTAACAACGGCCGCTGGAGGTGGGCGTCTCGCAAGTTACTCCGAAACACGAAATCGGCAAAGGCGGAAAACTTCAAAAACACTGAATCTTCTGGCCACTTCTCTGCCGACGAGGTACTTGGAAAGGATCCCGAAGACTCTGTTTGGGAAGACATGACGAGCGCTAGCATGACGTACGTCACTTGCGCGACCCAAGTTGTGCCCCAGGAACGAATTGCCATGCCTACAAGGCTCCTTGGCGGGAATTTCTCAGGCTCATCGGCGACAGTATCCACAATAGCATGGATTGAATCGAAATTTGTCAGTGCGTCCCTGAGTAGCTTGGATATCTTTGCGGTGGCTCGAACGGCGGTTGTGGCCTCTTCGACGGCCTGTTTTAGCATGGTATGTCGAAGCACGGAAAATGGCGCATAAGCAGCCATGGTCCAAAGATGATCTGCCGTTGTCTCACCTTTAACCAGCTTGCCTAGATTACCACTGTCTGCTAGGAGGTAGTCGAGCAGCCGGTAAGCTCGTGGCCACGTGCTGGGCCATGATTCTGACGCAGATCCGCTTGTGGGACACTCTGCCTGTAAGTTGTGGAGGAGTGAGGAATCGAGACGGATGAAAACCGGAGAGTATAGATTTGCTTCCCAAAGACGCTCAAACGCCACCTCTGGGTGTGGGCTATTCATCATTTTGAACACCTCGACACCAATTCTGTCgcgggtgatgatggtgtcaagtgcTCGTCGTatgtccttctccttcatACAATTCATTGCCTCTGTGTCAATAGCAAAACCGAGTTTACTACCAATGCGAATCAGTCGCAGCACACGTAGCGGATCGTCCATGAATGTCTGCCTTGGATCTAGGGGCGTCCTCATTATTCTCGCATCCAAGTCTTGTAGACCTCTGCCCGTGAGATCAACAACTTCCCGCTTCTCCAGGTCAAATAAGAGAGAATTGACGGTTGCATCGCGACGAAAGGTGTCCTCCTCAGGGGTGCCAAACTCCATTTCCGGGGTTCGACTATGTCCATCGTAAACCTCCTTGCGCAGATTAACCAAATCGATATCCAGGCCAAAGAGTTTGCCGCCAGCCGtctcgagcttcttggctttgttgacGTTTCTTTCGACTATATAAAACCGGGTGAAACTGGTGTGCGGGATGCCCAGGCCGGCTGCCTTCTGGTGGTACTTGGCTTGGATATCTGGCTTGGCAGAGAAGCTTTCCAAGTATGTGCCAAATTGCCTCCCCGTTACGTTGGTCAGCGCCAGGTCGAGGTCGGATGAAGGGATTCCAAGCAAGCGATCTCGAACCCAACCACCTGCAATCCAGAGTTGGAGCCCGGGGAAATGCTGTGCGCATTCGAGCAAAAGGTCCCGGAGGAGCTGTTCTGCAGGCAGCAGTTCAATTGTCCTTTTCATTGCTACTTTGGGCGCCTGTTGAACTGATGACGGGGTTAGTTGAATAGTATTGAAAGTTTGCCGCGGGGACGAGCTACCTCTGTCAACTTTGATTCTCTTTGCCTTGGGCTCCATGGCGgttctggtgtctggtcgaTGCAGAAGATCAATTGACGGCGCGAAGTGTGCCGCGTCGGGCTCGAGTGATGGTGTGCTGCCCATAAAATAGTGGAGAaaacatcaaccagactcacATGCAACTATGTACTCGACTTCATGTTTCTCCGGGCTCTGAAATCTAATAGCAAACATAGCCGGGACAAAGAAGTtagggaacattgaagcacatTGATGATTCGTGGATTTCTATGTTATGACTCTTATGAGTCAAGTGCTCTTTCCTAAAGCGGAAATTCGTTTAGGCTCAACGTCACTTCAGCCACTTCAGCCCTCGGATCCCCCCGATGCCTTGCCAACCTTAAAGGCACAACATAAATTACAACCTTAAAGCCTATTTGTTTCCATGTTTGCCGCCTCCCACTTGCatttcgtcatcatcgccatAACCTCACCAACTCTTTCAATGGCGTGGAGCAACTTCAAAGTCCTCATAATAGGCGGTGGACCGGTCGGATTGTTCGCTGCCCACGCTTTGCGTTCAGTTGGATTTGATTTTCTACTTCTCGAGCAAAGGGAAGACATCATAATCGATGTTGGTGCCTGCTTGGCCCTCACACCCGCTACGCTGCGAGTGTTTCAACAACTAGGTCTGCTCAACCAGTTGCTAGCTATAGGCTGTGAGCTAGAAAAGAGGCAAACGTTTACCTTGGATGGTCACCTGTTTGACAGTACTTTGTTTCAATGCATGAAAAAGAAGTGAGCTTCAGTACCCGTCATACGATGTCAATGTCGTTGCTAATTTACGGTCAAGTCATGGCAGCTCTATACACGTCTTCCACCGTGCTGAGCTCATAAAACTTCTCTACGACTCTCTCGGGGACGACAGACGCAAGATTATGACTGGAAAGAAAGTGACAGACATTATAACCCGCGACGACGGCGTGAAAGCCATATGCGATGACGGAAGTACCTATCAGGGATCGATCATACTGGGTGCGGATGGTGCTCACAGTAAGACGCGTCGGCTGATGCGAGAGTTGGCTTTAAAATCCAACCCTACTATGGAATGGGACCTCGAACGACCATACACGTCGACCTATAAATGCATGTTTTTCAGCAGCCCGGAAGCCTCGGCACCAGGCCTTTTCGTCGACACGGAGAGCAAGAACCGCTCCATAATTTACGCGACCAGTAAGCATCGTACATGGGTATTTTTGAGCGAGAAGTTGCAGCAGCCAACAGCGGAACGTGCAAGCTATACCGTAGAAGATGCCGACACCTTCGCAAAGAGTTTCGAGGACTATCCTGTCACCAAGTCTCTCAAGATTAGAGATATACTCTCTCAGAAAGCGTCCTCTGGTATGGTCAACTTAGACGAAGGGCTCGTCAAGCATTGGAGTTGGGGCCGCATCGTTTTGGCAGGTGATTCCTGTCACAAATTCACTCCGCATGCTGGCTTGGGATTCAATAATGGTGTACAGGATATTGTTGTGTTATTGAATGAGTTACGTGCCGTGAGTTCGGCCCCGGGACATGTTCCCAACTCGGCTGAGCTCACAAATGCTTTTCAATCTTACCAAACAAGTCGGTATGAACCTCTCAAGGCTGATTCCTTTGTGTCAGGCCTTATAACTCGTCTACAAGCCTGGGATAACACGTTCTATTATATACTGGCGCGATACATTGCACCCCTGCGGATATGGGAATATTTACTTTGGAATTATGCCGCTCCGCAAGGCATGAAAATAACTCCCGTTCTTGACGGCATTTGCTGTGGAGCCTTTCCTCGGGGCAATTGAGTGGGAGAATAAGTTGACCgctccagcagcaactgGTAGCCAAAAGTCATGATATCTGCATAGTATGATATGGGAGCAGTCCTACTACTACTATAGCCCAGTTCTCTGAGAAAAGGGCGTGGTTCTGGCAACCAACCAGATTTCGTTGATGTGATGAACATCCCAACTCTCTACATAGTACATATAACTATTTTTTATTGTTAGAATAGCCACTATTCCTACAAGTTCGCGTTAGGTGGCTTTCCCTTATATTATCGCACAATAAAAGGACTTTAGTGCACAAATAAGGGTGTACTGTCGCGTTATCCTACTACGTTTCTAACGCTGTGACTTAACAAGTGAGATAGTAGTAATTAGAATCTAATTGCGAACCGAAGAtgagacaaagaaagaagctACCACCATAAAGGCAATAGCCGTTGTTATAATAACGTTTTTGCTTTCGACATTTATTTCGGTAAAGTCACGCAGCACTCCACACATCTCAAGATTTACGCGTGGCATTTCTTGGTGAATTTTTAGTACAATATTCTTTCACTTTGAATTGGATAAGGTGGAGACACAAAACTTGTTTGTTGTAGCTAATTAGTTCTGGATATATTACGCGTAACATTGCCGCTTTTATTGTCAATATTAACAATCTACCAGAATTAAGTATAGATTGAGAGGCAGGGCAAACTACACAGGTCTGTTGATGTCTAACAGCAATCACCTTTGTATTTGAAGGATATGTGGCCCGCATACTCTTATGGTTAGTCGGAAAAAGTCTCAACTTATCTCCTTACTTATCTTGAACTATGTCGCTACACTTGACCTCATTGGTATGACTCCTGACGACCTACTCTGAGGCCTGGATGACATGCGGTCACATAAACACTAATTAGGAAATGCTAGACCTGCAACTCTACCTTTTGGTATTTTCTAGTCATTTCATGCATCTGTTGGAGGCGCTGGCCTGCACGCAGAATATCATTGCATAATGCGGTTGTTCTAATGTCCTGTTTAGCCCAGATTTCTTTCCGCTCTCTCCCGCTTCTTGATTTTCCATTGTTTTGCGCTCCTATACGCCCACCATGCAAGTATTAGTGATAGGACTCCGATGATGGAGCCAATAATGGTGGCGATCTCCGCGGGACGTGTAAGTCCATCTGTTTGCCCGCTGTTGGCTGATGATGTCGGCCCTGATGAGACACTGCTTGTCGTTTGCGCCGCAAGATTTGATGTCGTTTGTGCGAGAGAAGGCACACTCGCTGCGGCAGTTGTGGAGGCAAGCCGATGCTGGCATTCGAAGTTGTCAAAGGCACTGTTCAGGTTGAGACCACTACATGGGCCTGAGGTTTCCATTCTGAGTCTCCAGCCGTTGTCTTTATCAGCAGATCGAAATTGCCAGAGTATTCGAGGTTTGCTTTATGCACACCCGCCTCCTGCAATGGAAAGATGATGGGAGTGCCATAGAAAGAGAGCTGCAATGGAGGTTGAagtttatatatatatatatatactagcGCTCCGCCACTTGTTGCGCCTTCATTGACTGTCCTCACATTTTATTGCACGTCTGAATATGGCGTGTTCAGCTCGTTCATGGATAGTAGAAGCTGAAGTGACACATCGCTTGAGCCGCACTCGTCGTCTCCTAcgccaacagccacaagGCTCAGACGACTTGGGAGCTGATAGAAGGGGCTGCGCGTGGCGTCAAATACTCTTTCCATGTCGTGGGCGAACAAGAAACTCGACGACTCGATTTCAGGGATCTGCAACAGACAGCGCCAGGTCCATTGTTTGCCAAAGACtcaccagacacacacaaAACAACAGGAGAATTGTGGGAAGTATACTCTGTGGTTACCTTCATGTTCAAATGCCCAAATGGAATTGCAAGACACAAGGTATGGGTCAATAAGGTAAAGCGCCAGCAGCATCTAATTTTATTGGCTGAGCGGCTCTCGATAAAGGCAACTTGAAAATAAACATGTAGTTAAATAATGTGAGCTGGCTGTTCTTTGCCGTAACGATTTATAAAAATGTAAAGTTATTTGATGCTATTTATCATTATGTTCTTTTTTGGCGTTGCTCGGATGTCTTGGCATTCTAGTCTGCAGAAATAGGACTTTACGGATGATAGGTGAAGGGGCCAGTCTATCAACTTCTTTATAGGCTCAGAGGCGCAAGTTAATAAACGTGATTACTACTGGCTATAACTACTAGTATAGCTCGTAGTGAAGTATGTAAGGTAAATTTACAATGGGATATATATTCCCTATTACTGGTTGACCTCATACAGAAATGCGCTGGCGAAGCCTATTCATTCACACTGGTTTTACTGACCAGGAGCGGGCTCTGACCTGTACTTTACAGAATCTTGGCATGCAGTCGTGCCATGGTAGTTATATCAGGAAGCGACAAAAGAATTCCAGTGTGCTGAGCCTTCGAGCGAATTTATATTGATATAAGAGCGTTTCGAGTACTTCTCTTGTCCAAATAAGGGCTCCATATCACTTTTCTTGCTATCAAACCACCAGGTGCGGAACGTGTCACCTATAGTGGTCTGGATAAGTATTCCTTCAAGCGGAAACTCTTCCACAACAATCCTGGCGTAATTCGAGGCTTGTTGCTCCAGCTGTTTGGGGCTTTGGGAGTCTTTCTTGTCTTCTCGCATAACTACCTTGAACCATCGAGCGTCTAGCCCACCCCATCGCCGCATAAGCGCATCATGCTTCAGCTTCGGGTTGCGGGCCACGTCGTGATACACAAATTTCTGTCTGTAGAGTTGCCATCCGTGATTCGCTGGAAAGGTGAAGGCATATCTCTGATCCCAAAACCCTGCCACAGTATCCTCATATCCATCAATGCTGTTGCATAGGTCGATAATCTGGTCGCAGTCAAGAATGGAGTGCGTTTCAAGTTGTCCAACGGCTGTAGCCATTGCAGAGGGGCTTAGAAAACGTATGATTGAAGATCTAGTAGTCGAATAAAGGAAGTGCAGAGTCGATTCGAACCGTTCTTCAGCATACAGAGAACCAGTTTACAGAGATAGGAGAAAGCACGCCGGtttctcctttttatgcCTACGGGAGTTACCTACTCGAAGGAACTTCGGTTTGCATTACCACCTTGCCCAAGAGATTTGTTCAGAGCCAGGTTCTCTCCCTCCGTGGGTTGAACTTTTattcaacaaccacagaTCACAACTCCCAGGATCAAATATGCGCATTCGGGTGGTCACGCGCTTAGCAAGAGTTTATGTTCAGTGCTACTTCGGCCCCCCTTTTGATGTTTGAACTTGCGAGAGGAAGTGACGGATGCCACATTATGAGACTTGAATTCTATTACGAGATATGTAGTCGGTGGTGGGAGCTCGCTCTCACTTGcccactcactcactcactcacccaCTAGCTAATACCTGCATCGTGTTCAGTGTTCAGTATGGTCCGTTACCCACCACCAAGCATTTGAACTTATGAAGTGGAGGAATCACAAGACAGTTCTTAGCTTTAAATAACTCGTTCGTTACTATCACATGGGCAACAGAAAACAGGGCATTCTTATCGCTCACTCACACTTGCAGCGTGTTCGATGGCTGTTCCGACTCAGGAAGCAACGACCAAGAGTCACATTACATGGCCCCACTCTCGTGTTACTTGACAAGTTGAATCCAGACGCATCTTCGTTCTTCACTGTTCAATCTCGGACGAGACCCCTCACACTAACGGACGTATCAGGCACCACCTCAACCCCAACGACAGAAATCGTTCTTGTTGCTCCAGATATTAGACAGCAATTGTGGCTTGATAGCATGGTTGCAGGCATGAACAAGTTAGAGATTGCCGGTTACTGTATTCGACAATACTGTGGGCTGTGCACGTTCGAGTTCACCGAGAATGAGGTCGTCGTCGCTAGTACGCCTCTCCTGTGATCAACCGCTTGACAACTTTCTGATATTCATTGCAGCTATACcaagagaacaagaacagGAACGGGTCCTATACGAGCCTTGTCCCAGCAATCACCGTTGCGCCCACGAAAATGGCCTCACCGATGGCTTTCACCCGCAATGTCACGCCGCAGCCGGCACTCCGTCTGTATCCCAGGCAGCATTGATACATTGCGACTTCGATCCACCTCCATGTACGATATCTATGGCAGACATACCTCATATACTCGAAAGCCTTGCTGATCCTGGAAATATAGCATCTTCATCAGGCACAGCCAATACTATACTTCGTAGACTCCCGCATGAGCTGCGTCTGTTGGCAGCAAGCTACCTGGTGCAACGATGGTGTGCCCTGTCAACCGCCGGATTACAGATCACAGAACCCAAAACCGCGTCAATTGACTTATCTTCCAGCATTTGGGCCACATTTGTCAAGATATATGGCCGAATCTACGTCGCGACCTTGACGAACATGCAACCGGAGACAAGGCCAAACAGGCTTCATGTCCTTGTCCACAAGCCTACCTCCTCAAACACCATGACCGCAGTATACTTTGGCCGAGACTCTTGGGGAGTTCCAAGGATAAGCTTTGAGACGGCAGAGACAAAGGCACCTTTGTATCAGCAAACAGTATCACTTCGAGTTCGATGAGTGGCACTGCAACAAGTCAAAGCCAGTCTATATGGTGCCAAACTGGGAATTTCACCCAGCAAGAAAGACTCGTAGTGGAAACTGATGTATATGCCCTTCCAATAAGTTACATGGGGAATTGTCTACAAGAACAGACACAGAGGTACCTTGTATAGGGTGTCAAGATGCGAGCTGCCCAACATTCTACTGAATGTGAGACTTTCTGGTCAACTCCTCAGCTGCCATCCAGGTGGTTCACATTTTGGAGACGTGAGAATAGAGTGCGCCAAGcgaaaatgacgaccaaTATCATCAACGATGGGAACACCACCGGTATTTCGTTTTGTTGGGGTCGAGAGGGCGTCGCTTCTCTTCACATTCACAAGCTCAACCAAACGCCAACCATACGACGTGATCCAGTATCTCAAGCATTGTGGTTGTATGTGCCATTGGCTCGTGGGGAGTGGATTCGCCAACTATGGCTACAGTACCGGGGACTCGCACCAAACGTTTCCCCCATTGTATGTACTTGACTCAACTTGAATAGTCGAGAGACATCCACAGCTAAGCCATGAACGAGCTGGTGACAAGTACCAATCGCGTGTGCGTCATTGGGCCGCATTTCCGACGAATTCCAGGCTTTCGTTTCCTCATGCCGTCTTTCGCGACGCTGCAGAATAAGCCATGTGTGATTGCCTTTGACCTGAGctacaatacagtacatgCTGCGGCAGTAGAGTCACCTCCGGGAACTGGACCGACAACAATTCCATGTTTCCCGGCGTCAGGG from the Pochonia chlamydosporia 170 chromosome 6, whole genome shotgun sequence genome contains:
- a CDS encoding heterokaryon incompatibility protein (HET) domain-containing protein: MFLGRQSNRSYEYDSVPDHSIRLFEVNVEKSTRLQSLVGSLKQTKLDQVPPFLALSYHWGNSVKDIRIDCDGFHLHITGALADALHRLLWFYQTGDNQYHFPTRLLWIDQVCINQNDIDERFQQVRLMGTIYWRAIRTVVWLGPSSPTCEGGWRLVDQIYDVFKGENPRAKQIGDIRVQFYSRNDTSSTGSPP
- a CDS encoding poly(A) polymerase (similar to Cordyceps militaris CM01 XP_006671663.1) encodes the protein MEPKAKRIKVDRGSSSPRQTFNTIQLTPSSVQQAPKVAMKRTIELLPAEQLLRDLLLECAQHFPGLQLWIAGGWVRDRLLGIPSSDLDLALTNVTGRQFGTYLESFSAKPDIQAKYHQKAAGLGIPHTSFTRFYIVERNVNKAKKLETAGGKLFGLDIDLVNLRKEVYDGHSRTPEMEFGTPEEDTFRRDATVNSLLFDLEKREVVDLTGRGLQDLDARIMRTPLDPRQTFMDDPLRVLRLIRIGSKLGFAIDTEAMNCMKEKDIRRALDTIITRDRIGVEVFKMMNSPHPEVAFERLWEANLYSPVFIRLDSSLLHNLQAECPTSGSASESWPSTWPRAYRLLDYLLADSGNLGKLVKGETTADHLWTMAAYAPFSVLRHTMLKQAVEEATTAVRATAKISKLLRDALTNFDSIHAIVDTVADEPEKFPPRSLVGMAIRSWGTTWVAQVTYVMLALVMSSQTESSGSFPSTSSAEKWPEDSVFLKFSAFADFVFRSNLRDAHLQRPLLDGNEIQRLYGVHKGGKFVKSALDGLVAWQLDHPESGIDEAKAWLLGRREELGVPSSSEAK
- a CDS encoding FAD binding domain-containing protein (similar to Colletotrichum gloeosporioides Nara gc5 XP_007285943.1) — protein: MAWSNFKVLIIGGGPVGLFAAHALRSVGFDFLLLEQREDIIIDVGACLALTPATLRVFQQLGLLNQLLAIGCELEKRQTFTLDGHLFDSTLFQCMKKNHGSSIHVFHRAELIKLLYDSLGDDRRKIMTGKKVTDIITRDDGVKAICDDGSTYQGSIILGADGAHSKTRRLMRELALKSNPTMEWDLERPYTSTYKCMFFSSPEASAPGLFVDTESKNRSIIYATSKHRTWVFLSEKLQQPTAERASYTVEDADTFAKSFEDYPVTKSLKIRDILSQKASSGMVNLDEGLVKHWSWGRIVLAGDSCHKFTPHAGLGFNNGVQDIVVLLNELRAVSSAPGHVPNSAELTNAFQSYQTSRYEPLKADSFVSGLITRLQAWDNTFYYILARYIAPLRIWEYLLWNYAAPQGMKITPVLDGICCGAFPRGN